A segment of the Populus nigra chromosome 12, ddPopNigr1.1, whole genome shotgun sequence genome:
CTATTAAAGGAAAACTAAAGAGAATAATAACAAAAAGTTTTTTGCTAGGAATCGGTTGAAGAAGCATTTTATTACAATGTTTAGTTTTTTCTGGTTCTCTCATTGTCttttaatggtaaaaataaCCCCTCCTTTTAGCTCTGTTGATAGTCTCTTCCCTTgatcttctctttttctttgatttaaaattctttttttttcctgatttgcttttcaaaagtagcaaattcaaatttattttatacattatatcaatttattttgagaaagtaataaacataaaaatgtgtgtgtaagtgtgtgtgtgtgtgtgtgtgtctatatatatatatatatatatatatatatatatatatatatatatatatatatatattccccttatatttattttaacaccAAGATCACTTAATTTGGATAATTGTATAGGAAGTTGTAGTTAAGTTACCGAGActtgcttttaaaaattatggtaaGGAAATTTCGTTATTCttacaataaaatttcattttcttttttgttcttcaccAAAACATGTACATAACCTCTTCAAGGtgaatttattcatttaattgcATTCTAAATGGGCTTCCTCAGTACCATAAGTCTCAATCAAATTATGTATAATATTTAGCTAAAATTCAAAGATTAAATGTTGAATTTCCACTCTAAAGTCCATTATTTCAAGAATTCACTTCTtcttacatataaataaaaactatataaaatagaaatatttaagataaactagcttaaattaaaagcaagagtaagtaaaaatcatttaaaaaccaAGCTCATCAAATACCTCTACTTCTTGTTTGTCCTTaaacaagaagaaagagaaaaacaaataaaaataagatttggtttaatttataaaatttgttgCCTCAAAGATTTTCTAAAGTTTATAATCCAAAGGAATCATTCAATATCACACAAGTCCAAAAGTTAATTCAAAACTAAACTTCACCTAATTATTAAACCTCTAATTCGTGCATATGACAATATCATTCTCACTTCATTGTTAGTTCTCGAGATGATTTTTATGTAAACAAGTAAAATATGAAATAGATATCTAGTTAAaacattgatattttaaattttataggcTTGCTTTTAAAATCACTCTCCactaacataaaacacaaatattactAAAGATCAATAGATCTTTATTAGACTTGTGATGCAAGACTAAGATGAGGGCAACAAAAAAAGGATAGGATTCTAACAAAGCAAaagaactaaattttttaacacaaatagaACATATTCACTTCTAACACATACATGACTTCTCCATCATTTGAATCTTAAAATACATCTATCTTTATCATGCTTCCAAAGATTCAggctcaaacaaaataaaaatctcaaataatagTAAAGAGGAAGAATCCTCCCATTATCAGTCTTGTCAtcttttgttatattatttgtaGCTTTACACTTCTCTTTCCCTCTCCCATCAAAAAGGCATATCATGTAAAATatcaaacaatgatcacaatatttttttttatttttgccttttttttttacttatagaCTTTCTACCTCTCACATATTACATACTTTTCTAAAAATGAAATTGTGTAAACTTAGTTCTCTTGAAGGGTAAGAAGATTAGTGTTTAAGATAAAATTTGGTAAGGAATatgttgttaaaaaataattataaggctaaaacataattaaacaaaGCTTGAAGAGGGTGACTAGGgataaagataataaataagCAAACTTGAAAGGTTTAATCGATTCAAAAAatgcttaaattatttttcatgtaatactTTATCTAGGACTTCATCTTGAGTGTCATCAAACAAGTCCTAGAGTTTGTTGagatcataaaaatttatagtattcatataaaatttctttagGTATGCAAAACAATTGATGATCATAATAATTTGAGATTTATTAGGGAGATAAAGTAGGAATCAATCATGAATCGAAAGAATCAACCAAGCTGAAAGAGATTTTAATCGACTATGAGTATTGAAGGAGCAAACGACCAAATGATCAGAAGTCAAGATTAGCCATAAGAAAACGATTGATAAATAGAGTTGAAACAAGCacataaaactaaaagatataGTTATATTCATATATAGCATGAGTACTTAATAGAATAACTAATCAAAAGTCAAATTAGCCTAGGATTTAAGAGCACGTGTAAAATAATTACTCAATTAATGTAAAAGAACTAGTATTTTTATGCATCATGTTCAATCAACCAATCAAGAATATTGTAATTTTTCCCTCGATCTGCTCTTTTATACCTCGAGTCTAGTCATAGTGTTATTAAGAATTACCCACATGTGTTAGCACAAGTGATCAAGGATTTGGCTTTAGATATAGGATGTCTCGACTCTCgagttcaagtttttttattgaatggattatataaataaattcttgtgaaacataaaacacaaaacaaaaaaagaaaatgagtataaaaacataaaattctatGGAAAATAAATCACACacatattttaaatcaaaattccaagtaatttatctttttaaaaaatttataattctttaaataaatttaaaaactgtcctaaacaaacaagaagatttaaaaataaaaaataaaaaaataaattattaagtatGTTATTTAATTTCCTAAActacctagaaaaaataaaataaataaattttcttatcaTTAAATGATCAAGataacttataaaataatatttgatattagagtagtaattacttttaaaagtaatttttacttataaatatattaaaataatatttttttattttaaattttatttttaatattaatacatcaaaatattttaaaaatttaaaaaattaatttaaaaaaaattacttttttttaaaaaacccgcTCACCGTAaacaaacatgttaaaaaaaagaaaaaagaaagaaagaagaagagtgcCTAGGTGTGGACCGGACCATGTACGAAGCTGGCGCGTGTGCAATTTAGATGGAAGTTAGGTGGAGGCGGGTAACCCAATGCCATATGCTCTTTGGGCTCAACTGCAGACCTGTCTTTAATTATATGGATGGTTTGGTTTTGAAACCCATCATCTTTACTTTACAATACTGCCCTTACTCTATAAAGCCAGCCACGTTGGTGTTTGGAAAGAGTAAAATACTTCCTCTTAtttgtctttcaattttttcttttaattatgaaaatgtCAAATGGATTTTTGAGTATTACTTTGATTTTCCATCTTATTTACCATTCAAcatgtgaaaaaacaaaaaaaaaaaaacaaattatgtatATGGTGTAGAgtcataaatttttatattattttataaaaaaatatttatatattagaatctcaaagaaaaaattatttaaatttaaaaatagtattttttatttgtttataattagttattagaCTAGTAAAATATCGCTCTtcgtgtattttttatttgttgttgtataaggctatttagaattatatgttgtaaaaaattaattttttaaattaaattttatatttttgattgttttgatgtgaaaaataatattttttttaaaatattttttaataaattatactttaaaaaataataattattagcttgttaaaaaccaaataaataaaatttaaatagaaataaaaaattccttATGATTGGATCTATAAATACGAGGATATGACGGGGAAATAAGGAACATAAAAAAGGGATAGCTGGTGTACATTACAAGGACTACAAGAGACAATATTACCTAGTAGCATTTCCTCATCTTCGGGCTTAATTACACTGCATTAtctcccacaaaaaaaaattggcattTCGTCTCTCTCTGGGCTGCTAGATCTCCATGGCTACTTCTTTCGCTCCTGTTTCAGTCTCATCAGGtatataatttcttcttctttttagtttataaagggtttcttgattgtttatttatttcctgAGAAAACAGAGCAAGATTTTTCTACTTTCGTTAGAAACAATTCTAACGTTAATGattgatagtttttttgtttttttttttttagaaaagataataatctTGTATGGAGTATTATTATCTTGTAATGTTTTGAAACTCTTGATCATGAGAATTGAAGTGCTGTTATAgtataagagaagaaaatggtgggagtttgtgttttatttgggtttgggtttgggtgtAGGTGGAGGATCCCAACCTAAGCCACGTGAACTTTGGTCGACAAAATCCATTTCATTTTCCAAAGCACCGAGATTGGCAATTGGAAGGAAATCAAACCTAGTTGGAAGCAGCCCCAAGTTCGCAGTTCGTGCCGAATACAAGTATGCTGTTCTTGTTCTTGATTCCTGTCTTATAAATGTAACAAATCCATGTCATTTGATATGACAACTCAGAAGCCTGTATTTCATGCCAAGAAATGGCCATGTTGTTGACCTGTTGTTGATTTGCTTTGATGGAAAGTATTTTCAAATGGCGAGATTTCGTCTACTACCTGTTTCATTGGTGTGGTAGCTTGTAGTAACAGATATACTAGCTTGATTTTTGGATTTGctttctattctttttattagttGATGTAGTGTTTGTTATAGGACCATTTCATTGACATGATGTCCATCACCTAAGTGTAGATTTGCGAAACTCACAAATATTAGCTCCAATTAAAGTGGTGATGCCTATGGACAGTAAAACTAATATGCTCATTTTCAACTGGTAGTTACATGTGATTGCCCACATTTCAAGGGTAAAACTTTTTATCCACAGCTAAGGCCATTTCACTTTCACAACATGTGCTTATTAAGGAGTCAATAGTAGAAAGTTCTTGACTCAATTAGTTTACATCTCTGACATCCATTCTAACTAGGAAGAATTGAACCCCAACTGCATCCATCTCATTTTTATTATCTGAGCTGAGCCGAGCCCCTAGTTGTGTCTATTGAACATTTATGAAGTCGATGCTTTTCTCCCTTAGGCAAGCATTTGTTTCGAGTATCCCTCTACTTTTGCTGatttaactcatcatcatcaacatcttCTCTTGTTTCTCTCTGTTACATGCAGTGATGGTAGTAGGGGCGGTGGCAGTGATTTTGTTGCTGGTTTTGTTTTAGGAGGTGCTGTATTTGGAACTTTAGCGTATATTTTTGCTCCTCAGGTGATTAGATATCTTGCCTCTTAATAATTTTGGCTACAAAGTACTTGAATGCTTCTTTCAAAAGGAACTAACATGCCGACACTTCAGCTGAATGCATAAGGAAAACTTTTCCTTCATTGAAATGAATCATTCTCATTTCTCAAGCTGCTCCACCTTTGCACAACAATTGGCTAGAACGTGTTGCATCAGGTCGAGTTTACTCTCGATGTCCAAATGAAGTGGTTGGATGCTTGGTGTTTATGGTTCTCAAAATCATTTTGCTTGTGCGGATGTAACATTAGAATCAGTATGATTATGtgtcattttttcaatttacttcttGATAACAACGTATTTATAGGCTATGTTCTATTGCAATTTGATAGGGTTACAGACCTGGCTTGGCGTCCATGCAATATTCTCTATCTTGAAAATTCTCAATGCTCTGCTGTTTGACATCCTTTTGTTGATCCTGTTCTCGATAATATGACTTGGGCTCTCCCGTTACCTTCCTGTTAACTAATCTAAAGATTAAGGCAGTACATAAGTTCATTTTATCGTTAAATAAACAATTAGAGTAACACAGagtgtttcttttttcattacttCTAGCTTTCAGTATACTTGCTGTatacttttctttcatttctggATGCTACATGTCTTGCCATAATTACTTATTACCACTGTAATGTACACTGAAAGCGACAAGGACATAAATGGATTGTCAATGCTTTATCCAATATATTGTCTTCggattggaaaaaaagaaaggaatgtTGTTCATTGTTACTCTTGTCTGAGAAATGGCTTATGGTTTATTGCTCTTTTGAAGCTCAGGTTTATTTATTAAGTGttggtttcatgttttttttttttaattattattgtttcagATAAGAAGGTCCCTGCTAAATGAAGATGAATATGGATTTCGAAGGGCCAAGCGACCAATATATTATGATGAAGGATTAGAGGTAATTACattttattcattcatcatGCATCTTTTCTGCTTGCTGGATAATCTGTACAGAAGTTTAACATTGGATGCCCTTCCCTTTTCTGGAAAAGCAGAAGACTAGGCAGACCTTGAATGCAAAAATCAGCCAACTGAATTCAGCTATTGACAAAGTATCTTCTCGTCTGAGAGGTGGTAATAATTCACCCCCCGTGCCTCTTGAAGCTGATCCTGAAGTGGAAGCTACAATGTGAGAGATACGGTTCTGTTTGTTTATAATAATCTGAGACCACAAGTTTGAATATCAGACAAGTACCCTGTTTTTTTGCCATTAATGTTGATCAAAGGTTGCTTTTGTGATTGTTTAAATGATAATATGAACTTTGTAGTTTGCCATTTTATTGGTCGAAATGTTCAGACATTATTTTGAAAGCCACATAAAAAAGCCTTCTAAAGATGCTTTTAGacttcttccttttttcattttttgccCTTTCCCCACTGATCAATGTTAGAACATGTTCAAGGTCGTGTTCATGAGATCAGATGATCTCTCTTTTTGAGCTATGATAGTGCACTGATCTTCAAATTAATCCTCAGGAATCATGTGCCTGTCTGTGATAGTACCATGCAGATTTTTCTGTGAACCAGAATAGGCTTGTCTAATCTGGGGGAGGCTTGTCTAATTTTTGAAAGGTTTAAACTCTTCGAGTTTAAAATATAAGATTCAAGCtttacttatttaaaaattgttaGGTTCAATCCCGTCTCGAACTTGAGTAGTTGCTTGCTTAATGAGTTTGTAAATAAGTTGGATTTAAACTTTAACATATATTTATGACAATACAAATCAATCCCTATTCTATTATGATATCGATATGTTCGAACTAGAAAACAtagtataaataattatttaataagaaaaattttaaattcatgttcTATTAGATCTCAATCTTTTTAACTATTTTCCAACTACATTATAaactttacttgtttttttagctctaaaatctcatttaattGTGTAATATCATAAAAGGTTATGTAAACAAAGTGTGTTCcatgcatttttttaagaaatatattcatatttttaagtCTTTATTTTAGCACACATGAAGATAATTGCTAAAGAAttgtattaaatttatttcataaaaataatatttttcaatacatattaaattagttatttat
Coding sequences within it:
- the LOC133669330 gene encoding uncharacterized protein LOC133669330, whose amino-acid sequence is MATSFAPVSVSSGGGSQPKPRELWSTKSISFSKAPRLAIGRKSNLVGSSPKFAVRAEYNDGSRGGGSDFVAGFVLGGAVFGTLAYIFAPQIRRSLLNEDEYGFRRAKRPIYYDEGLEKTRQTLNAKISQLNSAIDKVSSRLRGGNNSPPVPLEADPEVEATM